The proteins below are encoded in one region of Sulfolobus sp. A20:
- a CDS encoding ABC transporter ATP-binding protein, translated as MSYIIEVNNLRKTYRKREVLRGITFKVRKGSITGFIGPNGSGKTTTIKILAGLTKEDSGEVKVFGQRPWDNPNVMEKLSVIFTNIIIPSENTVEEYLKDLSNIYGNDYHELIDLLDLRDYLKVKIKQLSSGLAQRVQLASSLLKDSELIIADEPTANLDPTSRIKFYEIVKKLNKEESITFFISSHILSELEKVLTDVVFINNGLIIYSGKMNEALDLSKEEEVYVLVNDVEKGIKVIGGVIDGPYIRVKGDIREIVNKLYDNGVEILSVWRSSLDETFKRFSDFKDDI; from the coding sequence ATGTCTTATATAATTGAAGTAAACAATTTGAGAAAAACTTACAGAAAAAGGGAGGTATTAAGAGGGATTACATTCAAGGTCAGAAAAGGCTCTATTACTGGTTTCATAGGACCTAATGGTAGTGGAAAAACTACTACGATAAAAATACTCGCTGGGTTAACAAAAGAGGACTCGGGAGAAGTAAAGGTGTTTGGTCAACGACCTTGGGATAACCCTAATGTAATGGAAAAATTATCAGTTATTTTCACCAACATAATAATACCTAGCGAAAATACTGTAGAAGAGTATCTAAAGGACTTAAGTAACATATATGGAAATGATTATCATGAATTGATAGACCTTCTGGATTTAAGAGATTATCTGAAGGTGAAGATAAAGCAGTTATCCTCTGGTCTAGCCCAAAGGGTCCAACTAGCATCATCTCTTCTTAAAGATAGCGAGTTAATAATTGCTGACGAGCCTACCGCGAACTTAGATCCTACTTCTAGAATAAAATTTTATGAAATAGTTAAGAAGCTAAATAAGGAGGAGAGTATTACTTTCTTTATATCGTCTCATATATTGTCAGAGTTAGAGAAGGTATTGACGGACGTAGTATTCATTAATAACGGTTTAATAATATATAGCGGTAAAATGAATGAGGCTCTAGACCTATCAAAGGAGGAAGAAGTTTATGTTCTGGTTAATGATGTGGAGAAAGGGATAAAGGTTATTGGTGGTGTAATCGATGGTCCTTATATAAGAGTAAAAGGGGATATTAGAGAGATAGTTAATAAGCTGTATGACAATGGAGTCGAAATTCTGAGCGTTTGGAGGTCGTCATTAGATGAGACTTTCAAGAGATTTTCAGATTTTAAAGATGATATTTAA
- a CDS encoding APC family permease: MASFKKEIGPISASFLALGGILGSAVPFIPAIVFADGGPIGILGWIIGLVIISLLGLVFAELGSTYPETGGVVRYLHFSHGAFASFFNAWGTFIGYFMAIISETVAIVEYIAFFYPSLYLNGRLTIQGELVTLGFLLAFFLIQYFGVKLVARTNDIMTWIKVIGLVAFMIITPILVFHPNNFSPPPKYGGIAPYGLSGSLIASSITVYAYAGFRQPIDYAEEMKNPGKDIPRAVILSIILSFIIYLGLSIIFLGALNWNVIGTAPFNWTYISTLSAPIPQEFSGKLATLGVYFFVIAVIATISSTLVYFGSAARVLYANAKNGYMPKSFLKLNSSGVPYVSLIVSLVIGVIYMLAFPQFLSEAGIFSVASVVSYAPAAVSLLVLRVLDPSRNRVYRLNYANIIAPIAFAAGGLMIYWATYPTTLYTIGSVLVGIPIYLLYELRKGRKVVFTELSRGVWYVGWLISILLISVLGSFGGIDVIPYPFDLVTVIIISLAFFYLGYISGIKLKQKLE, encoded by the coding sequence ATGGCAAGTTTTAAGAAAGAGATAGGTCCAATATCTGCTTCCTTCTTAGCTTTAGGAGGGATATTAGGTTCAGCTGTCCCATTCATACCAGCTATAGTTTTCGCAGATGGAGGTCCAATAGGAATTCTGGGATGGATAATAGGACTAGTCATAATATCTTTATTAGGTCTAGTATTTGCTGAACTGGGCTCAACTTATCCTGAGACTGGAGGAGTTGTAAGGTATTTACATTTTTCGCATGGAGCGTTTGCCAGCTTCTTTAATGCTTGGGGTACTTTCATAGGTTACTTTATGGCAATAATTTCAGAAACTGTTGCAATAGTTGAATATATCGCCTTCTTCTACCCTTCCCTTTACTTAAATGGTAGGTTAACAATACAAGGTGAATTAGTAACTTTAGGCTTTTTATTAGCCTTCTTCTTGATACAATACTTCGGGGTAAAACTGGTTGCGAGGACTAATGATATTATGACTTGGATTAAGGTGATTGGTTTAGTAGCTTTCATGATCATTACACCTATCCTAGTGTTTCATCCAAATAACTTTTCTCCTCCCCCAAAGTATGGAGGAATAGCACCCTATGGGTTATCTGGTTCTCTTATAGCTTCTTCAATTACAGTTTATGCATATGCCGGTTTTAGGCAACCAATAGATTACGCTGAGGAAATGAAAAACCCCGGGAAAGATATTCCAAGAGCTGTAATATTGTCTATAATTTTATCCTTTATAATTTACTTAGGTTTATCAATAATATTTTTAGGAGCTCTAAACTGGAATGTCATTGGAACTGCTCCTTTTAATTGGACTTATATTTCAACGCTATCAGCACCAATACCTCAAGAATTTAGCGGAAAGTTAGCTACCTTAGGGGTATACTTCTTCGTGATTGCAGTAATAGCAACGATTTCCTCAACTTTAGTATACTTTGGCTCAGCTGCTAGAGTTCTCTACGCTAATGCTAAAAATGGATATATGCCCAAATCTTTCCTTAAGTTGAATAGTAGTGGTGTCCCATACGTATCTCTAATAGTCTCATTAGTTATTGGAGTAATCTACATGTTAGCTTTTCCTCAATTCTTAAGTGAAGCTGGAATATTCTCTGTGGCAAGTGTAGTGAGTTACGCCCCCGCTGCAGTCTCATTACTAGTGTTAAGAGTATTAGATCCCAGTAGAAATAGAGTTTATAGACTTAATTATGCCAATATTATTGCTCCAATAGCTTTCGCAGCAGGAGGTCTTATGATTTACTGGGCAACTTACCCCACTACACTTTATACTATAGGATCAGTTTTAGTTGGAATACCAATTTATTTGCTCTACGAATTACGAAAAGGTAGGAAGGTAGTTTTTACAGAGCTTTCTAGAGGAGTATGGTATGTAGGATGGCTAATTTCAATACTATTGATTTCTGTACTCGGATCTTTTGGTGGGATAGATGTGATTCCTTATCCGTTTGACTTAGTAACTGTCATAATAATATCCTTGGCGTTTTTCTATTTAGGCTACATCTCAGGGATAAAACTAAAGCAAAAATTAGAGTGA
- a CDS encoding MFS transporter, producing MIKYKDTRWMFLVIPFNTATGPLSTLITLQILSLGGNAINVAYAISLSNAILIPASMIWGFMADKFDRKKQILISFGGTSIPLIFMPFMRSIPAISLDYALITFMSTASTTPFNLLIMESAEKKHWGSLFSRYSYLSSIGVLVGLFLSTFLVLILRIDVIEEILGFLMLLTLFAGVRLIPKPIVNFERTAIIHHKESFFTRMMHLPLMFLHLPNLHNFKMFSLKRLTKKPINYIPLLYIAIVIFYISSGIFNTVYPAGLYVKGLNKAEVLAVIGVGMIFQILGFKLSSNLLEKSKESHLAHIALILRGFSYIALGVFAQLFLGLPILVTGLIFYPLAAGIAYSIFYSSSTTMIFKVVGERRQGTGLGVYSTVVGIALFVGSLISGYITHYISYGIDFIVAGILLLISSSIFKYLEEG from the coding sequence ATGATAAAGTACAAGGACACACGATGGATGTTTTTGGTAATACCCTTTAACACTGCGACTGGACCTTTATCAACTCTAATAACTTTGCAGATTCTCTCCTTGGGAGGGAATGCAATAAACGTAGCCTATGCTATTTCGCTAAGTAATGCTATCTTAATTCCTGCCTCAATGATTTGGGGATTTATGGCAGATAAATTCGATAGGAAAAAGCAGATACTTATCAGTTTTGGCGGAACTTCAATACCACTAATATTTATGCCATTTATGAGGTCAATTCCAGCAATTTCATTAGATTACGCTCTTATTACTTTTATGAGTACAGCATCGACTACCCCTTTTAATTTACTTATTATGGAATCTGCAGAGAAGAAGCATTGGGGTTCACTTTTTTCTAGATACTCTTATCTCTCATCAATAGGAGTATTAGTAGGATTGTTCTTATCGACCTTTCTTGTATTGATTCTTAGGATAGATGTCATCGAGGAGATCTTGGGATTTTTAATGTTGTTGACACTATTTGCTGGAGTTAGATTAATTCCTAAACCAATAGTTAATTTCGAGAGAACTGCTATTATTCATCATAAGGAATCCTTCTTTACGAGAATGATGCACTTGCCGTTAATGTTTCTACATTTACCTAATTTACATAATTTTAAGATGTTCTCCTTAAAGAGATTAACTAAGAAACCAATAAATTACATTCCACTACTTTACATAGCCATAGTAATATTTTATATAAGTAGCGGAATATTTAATACGGTTTATCCAGCAGGTTTATACGTTAAAGGGCTGAATAAGGCTGAGGTATTAGCGGTAATAGGTGTTGGCATGATTTTCCAGATATTAGGTTTTAAGTTAAGCTCTAACTTATTAGAGAAGTCTAAGGAGAGCCATTTAGCCCATATCGCTCTAATTCTTAGAGGATTTTCATACATTGCATTAGGTGTTTTTGCTCAGCTATTTCTAGGTTTACCCATTTTAGTAACCGGGTTAATCTTTTATCCTTTAGCTGCTGGAATAGCTTATTCAATCTTTTACTCTTCATCAACTACAATGATATTCAAAGTAGTCGGAGAGAGGAGACAAGGAACTGGTTTAGGAGTTTATAGCACTGTTGTAGGAATAGCATTGTTTGTAGGCTCCTTAATCTCTGGATACATTACTCACTATATAAGCTATGGTATAGATTTCATTGTCGCAGGTATACTTTTACTAATTAGCTCCTCGATATTTAAATATTTAGAAGAAGGATAA
- a CDS encoding transglutaminase family protein produces the protein MGSLKYKVFYQAEYEYEDVVILNDNTLRIVPYDGDNQRVIEEILETEPKGYIIRFKDNFGNIVYREKILDPHNKMIIRSKSMVEVYPKVFKDCRIPCSEDLVFTSSSSLIDVDYFKNIASELLKSNTTLDEFLRATVNLVKDRVKYKTGLTDVSTKAHESFELGYGVCQDFAQITIGILRAAGIPARYVMGLVNDTPKTTHAWVEVKSEDGWIPIDPTRNKFYDLQYVKFAIGRDYNDVAPIVGTFISKGRGWLKQIIVEVKQID, from the coding sequence ATGGGTAGTTTAAAATATAAGGTGTTTTATCAGGCAGAATATGAATACGAGGACGTTGTTATACTTAACGATAATACATTGAGAATAGTTCCTTATGATGGGGATAATCAACGTGTAATTGAAGAGATTCTAGAGACTGAGCCTAAAGGTTATATTATAAGATTTAAGGACAACTTTGGAAATATAGTGTATAGAGAAAAGATTTTGGATCCACATAATAAGATGATAATTAGAAGCAAGAGTATGGTGGAAGTGTATCCTAAGGTATTTAAGGATTGTAGAATTCCTTGCTCTGAGGACCTAGTTTTTACCTCTTCCTCTAGCTTAATAGATGTTGATTATTTTAAGAACATTGCGTCAGAATTACTAAAAAGTAATACGACTCTCGATGAATTCCTTAGAGCTACAGTTAACCTGGTTAAAGATAGGGTAAAATATAAGACAGGATTAACTGATGTCTCTACTAAGGCTCATGAGAGTTTCGAATTAGGTTATGGAGTTTGTCAAGATTTCGCCCAAATAACTATAGGTATATTAAGGGCTGCTGGAATTCCTGCAAGGTACGTAATGGGTTTAGTGAATGATACACCTAAGACTACACATGCATGGGTTGAGGTAAAATCAGAGGATGGATGGATACCTATAGATCCTACTAGGAATAAGTTCTATGATTTACAATATGTTAAGTTTGCTATAGGTAGAGATTATAATGATGTAGCTCCAATAGTTGGTACGTTTATCTCGAAGGGTAGGGGATGGTTAAAGCAAATCATAGTAGAGGTGAAACAGATTGATTAA
- a CDS encoding 4Fe-4S binding protein encodes MILSTISITLFFYHANTLFLFLTIIFSTVIVGLLFQGVYIKRNIENNYPLIVIEFLTILSSMYFIILIFPNFSYLVLLSIPLSAYRLKRGIREKANYLRNPKIAFIMLALAFVVIWLGSAVIDYKIIGNFNFFSNFGFLTPNSPINIIIDFLSIFATVTSSPWFMINIGIWLGILGLFRLLELNKLENKIRFLLMMFAYAFYSIWLPSFSPIANEVQYVPYMWFNGLGTYGPVEPSYLLTGIIGTFVVTAIISFMFGSRQICSVTCTAPYMLQGTFLDSLKKFNRTSKIGRKSLTSRVNTWYKWIMLITWTSLIVFAILSYLNYEKILTFSIFGNDPTMFYASLYFNVLWYFQFMLMPFLGNYSCVNTGICAWGSFNQFFGYLGFFKLKVKDPQLCLKCKTVDCALACPVGLTDMRASFIKKGEFKSFRCIGVGDCVEACPHDNIQFYDVRSYIKGKIKSLSLK; translated from the coding sequence TTGATCCTTTCAACTATAAGTATTACTTTATTCTTCTATCATGCGAATACTCTATTTTTATTCTTGACTATTATATTTTCTACAGTAATAGTAGGTCTACTTTTCCAGGGAGTTTACATCAAGAGGAATATAGAAAATAACTATCCACTTATTGTGATAGAGTTTTTAACTATATTAAGTAGTATGTATTTCATTATTCTCATTTTTCCTAATTTTAGTTACCTTGTTCTTTTATCAATTCCGCTATCTGCTTATAGGCTTAAAAGGGGAATAAGAGAAAAGGCGAATTACCTCAGAAACCCTAAGATAGCCTTCATTATGTTAGCACTAGCATTTGTAGTGATTTGGCTAGGAAGTGCAGTAATAGATTATAAAATAATAGGCAATTTCAACTTCTTTAGTAATTTCGGCTTTTTAACACCAAATAGTCCTATTAATATAATAATCGATTTCTTATCTATCTTTGCTACAGTGACATCTAGTCCTTGGTTCATGATAAATATAGGTATTTGGTTGGGTATTCTAGGATTGTTTAGACTATTGGAGCTGAATAAACTAGAAAATAAAATAAGGTTTTTACTAATGATGTTTGCATATGCTTTTTATAGTATATGGCTTCCCTCGTTTTCTCCCATAGCAAATGAAGTGCAGTACGTCCCTTATATGTGGTTCAATGGATTAGGAACGTATGGACCAGTAGAACCATCTTACCTATTGACAGGCATTATTGGCACTTTCGTGGTTACTGCAATAATATCGTTTATGTTTGGTAGTAGACAAATATGCTCTGTTACTTGCACAGCTCCTTATATGTTACAAGGAACCTTTTTAGATTCTCTCAAGAAGTTCAATAGAACTTCCAAAATAGGGAGGAAGTCTCTTACCTCAAGGGTTAATACGTGGTATAAGTGGATTATGCTAATAACGTGGACTTCATTAATAGTGTTTGCTATACTTTCCTATTTGAACTATGAGAAGATTCTTACTTTCTCGATATTTGGGAACGATCCAACAATGTTCTATGCCAGTTTATACTTTAACGTTTTATGGTATTTTCAGTTTATGCTGATGCCATTTTTAGGTAACTATTCTTGTGTAAACACGGGTATTTGCGCATGGGGTAGCTTCAACCAATTCTTCGGATACTTAGGCTTCTTTAAACTAAAAGTAAAAGATCCTCAACTCTGTTTAAAGTGCAAAACTGTTGATTGTGCATTAGCCTGTCCAGTAGGTCTTACGGATATGAGAGCATCTTTTATAAAAAAGGGTGAGTTTAAGTCATTTAGATGCATAGGTGTAGGAGATTGTGTTGAAGCATGCCCTCATGACAATATTCAATTTTATGATGTAAGGAGTTACATAAAAGGTAAAATTAAGAGCTTATCGCTCAAGTAA
- a CDS encoding APC family permease, whose translation MDSLSKKLEPKEGSLPRYLIYAQSLASIAPLGSASAYLTYAFYSSYASTFIAGILGSLIYFIWVLIGYRYSKIIATTGGIYDFARSASGEMLGKIAGWLYWISYAIYLPSATTYLVGIVIPSEFSFNIVYLSILEIAIPIILTLLLITGIKPPLFYALITSTLEVILIVVLGIKVLSITGLSVKPLHVSVGLSSLMAGALGVGFTLAGGGASFFLGYEAVGKGRSVGLAYIIAYCVASFAVLFASYYEIAFAGFTNTGVASLLNATSYPGFYISQKVMGNTFALIFFIFTINSLIGSVTAAYVALSRLTYTLVKKDMLLSIIIVASFFLGVNLIGSVTRQFYNLYNVTTTISLVTLYTSHIIVSGGYPLFAKKNYKLKIYDILLGILAVLLMGYGIYEEITSYFLISILSILAGVIIAVVHNQIRLERFK comes from the coding sequence ATGGATAGCTTATCCAAGAAGCTTGAACCTAAGGAGGGCTCCTTACCAAGATATCTAATTTACGCTCAGTCCTTAGCTTCAATAGCCCCATTAGGATCAGCATCAGCTTACCTCACTTATGCCTTCTACAGCTCATATGCCTCAACGTTTATTGCTGGAATTCTGGGTTCTCTTATTTACTTCATATGGGTCTTAATTGGTTATAGATACTCTAAGATAATTGCAACTACTGGAGGTATATATGATTTTGCTAGATCAGCTAGTGGTGAAATGCTTGGTAAGATAGCGGGTTGGTTGTACTGGATAAGTTATGCGATATACTTACCTTCAGCGACTACATACTTAGTAGGAATAGTAATACCCTCCGAGTTTAGTTTTAACATAGTATACTTATCTATTTTAGAAATAGCTATACCAATAATTTTAACTTTACTATTGATCACTGGAATAAAGCCCCCGTTATTTTACGCTCTAATTACCTCGACCTTAGAAGTTATACTGATAGTCGTACTAGGAATAAAGGTACTAAGTATTACCGGACTATCGGTTAAGCCCTTACACGTCTCAGTAGGCTTATCATCATTAATGGCTGGTGCTCTAGGTGTCGGATTTACATTAGCTGGAGGGGGAGCCTCTTTCTTTCTAGGATATGAGGCAGTAGGAAAGGGGAGATCTGTTGGTCTTGCCTACATTATAGCTTATTGTGTAGCTAGCTTTGCAGTACTATTTGCCTCATATTACGAAATAGCTTTCGCTGGATTCACAAACACCGGTGTGGCAAGTCTTTTAAATGCTACCTCATACCCAGGTTTCTACATATCTCAAAAAGTTATGGGAAACACTTTTGCTCTAATATTCTTCATTTTTACTATTAATAGTCTCATTGGTTCAGTTACCGCGGCTTATGTTGCGTTATCTAGACTAACATATACTTTGGTAAAGAAAGATATGTTATTGTCCATAATCATTGTTGCTTCATTCTTCCTTGGGGTTAACTTAATAGGAAGTGTTACTAGACAATTTTATAATTTATATAATGTAACAACCACGATATCTTTAGTTACATTGTATACTTCTCACATCATAGTCTCTGGAGGTTATCCATTATTTGCTAAAAAGAATTACAAGCTAAAGATTTACGATATACTCCTAGGTATCCTAGCCGTACTATTAATGGGTTACGGGATCTATGAAGAGATAACTTCTTACTTTCTCATAAGTATCTTATCGATTTTGGCTGGAGTAATTATAGCTGTAGTTCACAACCAGATAAGATTAGAAAGGTTTAAATAA
- a CDS encoding alpha-E domain-containing protein, whose amino-acid sequence MIKSTAYKVYWAGRYLERIENIARFGVYFAEKGIPIEDMNKILGIDDVFSYLFNEFKILREDIRAFGDEASINALSALEASIYAKNNDLKSYFMNVLNSALYVLNVIEENLKPKSISIMPKKQEEIRSQ is encoded by the coding sequence TTGATTAAGAGTACAGCATATAAAGTCTATTGGGCTGGGAGATATTTAGAGAGAATAGAAAATATCGCAAGATTTGGCGTATATTTTGCTGAGAAGGGAATACCAATTGAAGATATGAATAAGATTCTAGGTATTGATGACGTTTTCTCATACCTTTTTAATGAGTTCAAAATATTAAGAGAGGACATTAGAGCATTTGGAGATGAGGCAAGTATTAACGCATTATCGGCATTAGAGGCTAGCATCTATGCCAAAAATAATGATCTGAAAAGTTATTTCATGAACGTCTTAAACTCCGCATTATATGTCTTAAACGTAATTGAGGAGAATCTTAAGCCTAAGTCTATTTCTATAATGCCGAAAAAACAAGAGGAAATTCGTTCTCAATAA
- a CDS encoding circularly permuted type 2 ATP-grasp protein, whose amino-acid sequence MIKPRKMSEARSFFEYDEPYYSSLIDKIGKISNFFEYVDLINELAYKEGFTFYTQTYFRSIKIDPIPRILRYQEFREISNGLKNRALAINKFLYATYHGEDTPVPKSIITSSPYFRPEMMDFDPPKGIYVYIFGEDIVKVNGLPLILEDNVRIPSGMSYAIKASELVNRILGKTISIPKQEDDGLILLRKTLKYASDTRDPVIAILTDGTLNSAYFEHKFYSDNLDLLLIEPSDLVIKDGEVVAKTLDGEIHIDVIYRRIEDLDVLTPGLMKAYLRGWVNIVNAPGTGIADDKITFCYMPQIMDYFGIKEGVRQPFSIPLGASKEDVINKVENMVLKRREGYGGSGTFVIKDLREEDKMKILREVLSYPEEFMAQELLNFDTVLSAINDNFYETYADLRFFVFIDVASNTILSRVAPLGSRVTNNSSGGLVKPVWVV is encoded by the coding sequence ATGATTAAACCAAGAAAGATGTCTGAGGCTAGATCCTTCTTTGAGTATGATGAGCCTTATTACTCTAGTTTAATAGATAAAATAGGTAAAATTTCAAATTTTTTCGAGTATGTCGATTTAATAAATGAGTTAGCGTATAAAGAAGGATTTACGTTTTACACGCAAACCTATTTTAGATCAATAAAAATTGATCCAATTCCGAGAATATTACGATATCAAGAGTTTAGAGAAATATCAAATGGGTTGAAAAATCGAGCCCTTGCAATAAACAAGTTTCTTTACGCCACTTATCATGGTGAAGATACACCTGTTCCAAAAAGTATCATAACGTCTTCTCCTTATTTTAGACCAGAGATGATGGATTTTGATCCCCCAAAAGGGATATACGTGTATATTTTTGGAGAAGATATTGTGAAAGTTAATGGACTTCCTTTGATCCTAGAAGATAATGTTAGAATACCATCTGGTATGAGTTACGCGATAAAGGCTTCTGAATTGGTCAATAGAATTTTAGGTAAAACAATATCAATACCTAAGCAAGAAGATGATGGATTAATATTATTAAGAAAAACACTTAAGTACGCTTCAGATACGAGAGATCCAGTAATTGCTATACTAACGGATGGAACTTTAAATTCAGCCTATTTTGAGCATAAGTTCTACTCTGACAATCTAGATCTTCTCCTCATAGAACCGTCTGATCTCGTAATAAAAGATGGAGAAGTAGTTGCTAAGACGTTAGATGGAGAAATTCACATAGATGTTATTTACAGAAGAATAGAAGATTTAGACGTTCTAACCCCAGGGTTGATGAAAGCATACCTTAGAGGTTGGGTGAACATAGTCAATGCACCCGGTACAGGTATTGCTGACGATAAGATAACCTTCTGTTACATGCCCCAGATCATGGATTATTTTGGAATAAAGGAAGGAGTAAGACAACCCTTCTCTATTCCCTTAGGTGCTTCAAAGGAAGATGTGATAAATAAAGTTGAAAACATGGTTTTGAAGAGAAGAGAAGGTTATGGTGGGTCTGGTACTTTCGTCATCAAAGATTTAAGGGAAGAGGATAAGATGAAGATTTTAAGAGAAGTTCTAAGCTATCCTGAGGAGTTCATGGCTCAAGAGCTATTAAACTTTGATACTGTATTATCAGCCATAAATGATAATTTTTATGAAACCTATGCAGATTTAAGGTTCTTTGTCTTTATAGATGTAGCTTCCAATACTATTTTAAGTAGAGTTGCGCCTTTAGGAAGTAGGGTTACGAATAACTCATCTGGCGGGCTGGTGAAACCAGTATGGGTAGTTTAA
- a CDS encoding DEAD/DEAH box helicase produces the protein MFENLSTELKSALKEAQYKEPTKVQLEVIPRMLNGKSVIVQAKTGSGKTASYLIPILELNSTALILSPTRELASQILDELRKLGKYKQVNASLVIGGISYDGQRQANIVIGTPGRLLDLWSKGSIDFSAFQIVVVDEADRMLDMGFIDDIRMILNHTNPKIIGFFSATIPDKIMELAKEFSPQIEEIILDDYKPVEEVNHKFIKVTNDWSDKLFKLIEEVKGDEKVIIFTRTRSRARKLHYVLNNKGMRTGLLSGEMPQPVRLRNFYGFKNGKYNILIATDLASRGIDVIDVNKIINFDIPRDIETYIHRVGRTGRMGRSGEAITFYTYQEIEIVKNIRKVIDR, from the coding sequence ATGTTCGAAAATCTAAGTACAGAGCTCAAGAGTGCCTTAAAAGAGGCTCAATATAAGGAACCTACTAAAGTGCAACTAGAAGTCATACCTAGGATGTTAAATGGTAAAAGCGTTATAGTTCAAGCAAAGACTGGTTCTGGTAAAACTGCTTCGTATTTAATACCAATTCTTGAATTAAATTCTACTGCACTAATACTTTCACCCACTAGAGAATTAGCTTCTCAAATACTCGATGAACTCAGAAAGTTAGGTAAGTATAAACAAGTTAATGCAAGTCTAGTTATAGGGGGAATAAGTTATGATGGACAAAGGCAAGCTAATATCGTCATTGGAACTCCAGGTAGACTACTAGACTTATGGAGTAAAGGAAGCATCGATTTTTCAGCCTTTCAGATCGTTGTAGTTGATGAGGCTGACAGAATGTTGGATATGGGGTTCATAGATGATATAAGAATGATATTAAATCATACTAATCCAAAAATCATAGGATTCTTTTCCGCAACAATACCAGATAAAATAATGGAATTAGCAAAGGAGTTTTCACCACAAATCGAAGAAATAATTCTTGACGATTATAAGCCAGTAGAAGAGGTTAACCACAAGTTCATTAAGGTAACAAATGATTGGAGTGATAAGCTATTTAAGTTAATTGAGGAAGTCAAAGGGGATGAGAAGGTAATAATATTCACTAGGACTAGAAGCAGGGCTAGAAAGTTACATTACGTTCTAAATAACAAGGGTATGAGAACTGGTTTACTCAGTGGCGAAATGCCACAGCCAGTGAGATTAAGAAACTTCTATGGATTTAAAAACGGTAAGTATAATATCCTAATAGCTACGGATTTAGCGTCGAGGGGAATTGATGTAATTGATGTAAATAAAATAATAAATTTTGATATTCCTAGAGATATTGAGACATATATTCATAGGGTAGGAAGAACGGGAAGAATGGGAAGAAGCGGAGAGGCTATAACGTTTTACACTTATCAAGAGATTGAAATAGTGAAGAATATAAGAAAGGTAATTGATAGATAG
- a CDS encoding DUF929 family protein has protein sequence MSYRKFRNIGFIVILAVIILAIIVSSLYKSTQSSSIIGQQIPNTLYDNLISLSQQGYNVTVSPIHLGVLPYNFSSNGKPAVIFVGAEWCPYCAAERWALIIALLRFGNFTNLEYMLSSSTDVYPNTPTFTFVNSTYTSKYIAFVPIEYENREHQPLEKVPLNIYDMWTEYGNGSIPFIIIGYYYEVGTTIDPGLLAGKNWSYVISQLNNPNSQIYKEIYAQANLITEYICKIDGNNPVSVCSHFMDSNQVENENVFMITDSKI, from the coding sequence ATGAGTTATAGAAAGTTTAGAAACATAGGCTTTATAGTAATTTTAGCCGTAATTATTCTTGCAATAATTGTATCCTCTTTATATAAAAGTACTCAATCGTCTTCAATAATTGGTCAACAAATACCTAATACTCTTTACGATAATCTAATAAGCCTAAGTCAGCAAGGATATAATGTAACTGTGTCTCCAATTCACCTAGGAGTTTTACCTTATAATTTCTCATCAAATGGGAAACCTGCTGTGATTTTTGTTGGAGCGGAATGGTGCCCTTATTGTGCTGCCGAGAGATGGGCATTGATTATAGCATTACTGAGATTTGGGAATTTTACAAATTTAGAGTATATGTTATCTAGTTCCACTGACGTTTATCCAAACACTCCAACTTTTACATTTGTTAACTCGACTTACACTAGTAAATATATAGCATTCGTACCTATAGAGTATGAGAATAGGGAACACCAACCTCTTGAAAAAGTACCACTAAACATTTATGATATGTGGACTGAGTATGGAAATGGGTCAATACCATTTATAATTATTGGTTACTACTATGAAGTGGGCACTACTATAGATCCTGGACTTTTAGCTGGTAAGAATTGGTCTTATGTGATTTCTCAATTAAATAATCCAAATAGCCAAATATACAAGGAAATATATGCTCAAGCTAATCTTATAACTGAATATATATGTAAGATAGACGGAAATAATCCAGTATCAGTATGCTCTCATTTCATGGACAGCAATCAAGTTGAGAATGAAAACGTTTTTATGATAACTGACTCCAAAATCTGA